A DNA window from Atribacterota bacterium contains the following coding sequences:
- the mog gene encoding molybdopterin adenylyltransferase, with product MIKVAIITVSDKGARGQREDISGETIKFILEKIEAKVVEYKIVPDEIDMIQQAIIKAVDSAKVDLVLTTGGTGLSVRDVTPDATMAVIDKLVPGISEIIRMESFQKTPKAILSRAIAGIRKRSLIINLPGSPKGVRESLNVILEALPHGIDILKGDASECGKE from the coding sequence ATGATTAAAGTTGCCATAATTACCGTAAGTGATAAGGGTGCCAGAGGACAGAGAGAGGATATTAGTGGAGAGACTATTAAATTTATCCTGGAGAAAATAGAAGCAAAGGTTGTAGAATATAAAATTGTTCCGGATGAAATTGATATGATTCAGCAAGCTATAATCAAGGCAGTTGATAGCGCAAAAGTTGATTTAGTATTAACTACAGGTGGAACCGGATTATCTGTTAGAGATGTAACTCCTGATGCTACAATGGCGGTGATTGACAAATTGGTGCCTGGCATAAGTGAGATAATTCGGATGGAAAGTTTTCAGAAAACACCAAAGGCAATTTTATCGCGAGCAATTGCCGGAATTCGCAAAAGAAGTTTAATTATAAATCTGCCGGGAAGCCCTAAAGGCGTAAGAGAATCGTTAAATGTAATTTTGGAAGCGCTGCCTCATGGTATTGATATCTTGAAAGGTGA